A stretch of the Bdellovibrio sp. 22V genome encodes the following:
- the lpdA gene encoding dihydrolipoyl dehydrogenase has translation MADTQFDLIVIGSGPGGYVGAIRAAQLGLKTAVIEKDKTFGGTCLNVGCIPSKALLESSEHYQAAQHDLAAHGVKVAKVELDFQTMMSRKDKVVKQNTEGIAFLFKKNKITSFQGFGKIVAPGKVEVKAEDGNTQVLTTKNIMIATGSVPVELPFLKYDEKRIVSNTGALALSQVPKTMIVVGGGVIGLELGSVWQRLGAQVTVIEYTNRLGGPMDQDCMNVLKKNLEKEGMKFLLSTKVTGSNVQNNGVEVTYEALADGKAASLKADVVLVSTGRKPFSTGLGCEEMGIQKDQQGRITVDSHYQTNIPGIYAIGDVIQGPMLAHKAEEEGVAVAEMLAGHAGHVNYNTVPGVIYTHPEIASVGITEEQAKEKGLEINVGKFPFMANGRARAKGFTEGFVKIIADKKTDRLLGAHMVGPNVSELIHEVIVCMEFGGSSEDLARSFHAHPTLSEVVREAALAVEKRQRQM, from the coding sequence ATGGCTGACACACAATTCGATCTTATTGTCATTGGTTCCGGTCCCGGTGGTTACGTGGGCGCGATTCGTGCCGCGCAATTGGGTCTTAAAACGGCTGTTATTGAAAAAGATAAAACTTTCGGCGGTACATGCCTTAACGTTGGCTGCATTCCATCCAAAGCTCTTCTTGAAAGTTCCGAGCACTATCAGGCGGCACAACATGATCTTGCCGCGCACGGTGTGAAAGTCGCAAAAGTCGAATTGGATTTCCAAACGATGATGTCTCGCAAAGACAAAGTTGTTAAGCAAAACACAGAAGGCATTGCGTTCTTGTTCAAGAAAAATAAAATCACCTCGTTCCAAGGCTTCGGCAAAATCGTCGCTCCCGGCAAAGTGGAAGTGAAAGCGGAAGATGGCAATACACAAGTTCTAACAACAAAGAATATCATGATCGCGACTGGCTCTGTACCGGTGGAGCTTCCTTTCTTGAAATACGATGAAAAGCGCATTGTTTCTAACACAGGTGCCCTGGCTCTTTCACAAGTGCCGAAGACAATGATCGTTGTCGGTGGCGGCGTGATCGGACTTGAACTGGGTTCTGTGTGGCAACGTCTTGGCGCGCAAGTGACAGTCATTGAGTACACGAATCGTTTGGGCGGTCCGATGGATCAAGACTGCATGAATGTTCTTAAGAAAAATCTTGAGAAAGAAGGTATGAAGTTCCTTCTTTCAACAAAAGTTACGGGCTCCAACGTGCAAAACAACGGCGTAGAGGTCACTTATGAAGCTCTTGCCGATGGCAAAGCGGCCTCATTGAAGGCCGATGTTGTTCTGGTTTCTACAGGTCGCAAACCTTTCTCAACAGGATTGGGCTGTGAAGAAATGGGAATTCAAAAAGACCAACAAGGTCGCATCACGGTGGACTCTCACTATCAAACCAACATCCCTGGCATTTATGCGATTGGCGACGTGATTCAAGGACCGATGCTTGCGCATAAAGCGGAAGAGGAAGGTGTGGCGGTTGCAGAAATGCTGGCAGGACATGCAGGCCACGTGAACTACAACACAGTTCCGGGCGTCATCTACACTCATCCAGAGATTGCCTCTGTGGGTATCACAGAAGAACAAGCAAAAGAAAAAGGTCTTGAGATCAATGTGGGTAAGTTCCCATTCATGGCCAACGGCCGCGCTCGCGCAAAAGGTTTCACGGAAGGTTTCGTGAAAATCATCGCGGATAAAAAGACCGACCGTCTTTTAGGCGCTCATATGGTGGGACCGAACGTCTCTGAATTGATTCATGAAGTGATCGTTTGTATGGAATTCGGTGGAAGCAGCGAAGATCTTGCGCGTTCATTCCATGCCCACCCGACTCTCAGCGAAGTCGTGCGTGAAGCCGCACTGGCCGTTGAAAAACGCCAAAGACAAATGTAA
- the odhB gene encoding 2-oxoglutarate dehydrogenase complex dihydrolipoyllysine-residue succinyltransferase translates to MKQEIKVPAVGESITEATIGSWTKKSGEFVKRNEVLMLLETDKASVEVVAENDGVLTILPGNDAGAVVKIGATVATLDTDAKPSAAAGGAEAAKPAKAETATPAPSAPAAQPQAGANQHLSPAVQRIVTEKGLEPSAIAGTGKDGRLTKGDVLAADASTAGAGKAAPAAAAPSAKTAAPQVSAAEVMAARGPSKQGDKKLVPMTTIRKRIAEKLKEAQNTAALLTTFNEIDMGKVMELRGKYKDKFKEKYGLNLGFNGFFVKAVVEALKSYPAVNAWINGTDLEYHNYYNIGIAVSTEKGLMVPVVKDADTLSLAGIEMAVRDLALKGRDGKISIDDLSGGTFSITNGGVFGSLLSTPILNFPQSAILGLHKIQDRPVALNGKVEIRPMMYVALTYDHRIIDGKEAVSFLVKIKELVEDPERLLLEV, encoded by the coding sequence ATGAAACAAGAGATCAAAGTTCCCGCAGTTGGGGAATCCATCACGGAAGCAACTATCGGAAGCTGGACGAAAAAATCCGGCGAATTTGTAAAACGTAACGAAGTCTTGATGCTTCTTGAGACTGACAAAGCCAGTGTTGAAGTGGTTGCAGAGAACGATGGTGTTCTTACAATCCTTCCTGGCAACGATGCTGGTGCCGTTGTAAAAATCGGCGCAACGGTCGCAACGTTGGATACAGACGCAAAACCTTCTGCAGCAGCAGGCGGCGCTGAGGCAGCCAAACCAGCAAAAGCGGAAACAGCAACTCCAGCACCAAGCGCCCCTGCGGCACAACCTCAAGCGGGTGCAAATCAACATCTCTCCCCTGCTGTGCAAAGAATCGTGACTGAAAAAGGTTTGGAGCCTTCGGCCATTGCCGGAACTGGCAAAGACGGTCGCCTTACAAAAGGTGATGTCCTTGCTGCAGATGCAAGCACTGCTGGAGCCGGCAAGGCAGCACCAGCGGCAGCAGCTCCTTCAGCAAAAACGGCCGCTCCGCAAGTTTCTGCAGCGGAAGTTATGGCAGCTCGCGGCCCTTCCAAACAAGGCGACAAAAAACTTGTTCCTATGACGACAATCCGCAAGCGTATCGCAGAGAAATTGAAAGAAGCGCAAAACACGGCCGCTCTTTTGACGACTTTCAACGAAATCGACATGGGTAAAGTCATGGAGCTTCGTGGAAAGTACAAAGACAAGTTCAAAGAAAAATACGGCTTGAACTTGGGCTTCAACGGTTTCTTCGTAAAGGCTGTTGTTGAAGCTTTGAAATCCTACCCAGCTGTGAATGCTTGGATCAACGGCACTGATCTTGAGTACCATAACTACTACAACATCGGTATCGCGGTTTCTACAGAGAAAGGCTTGATGGTTCCCGTTGTGAAGGACGCGGACACTCTTTCTTTGGCTGGCATCGAAATGGCCGTTCGCGATTTGGCTTTGAAAGGCCGCGATGGAAAAATCTCTATCGACGATTTGAGCGGTGGAACTTTCTCTATCACAAACGGTGGCGTGTTCGGTTCTCTTCTTTCAACTCCGATCTTGAACTTCCCGCAATCGGCAATCTTGGGTCTGCACAAAATCCAAGACCGTCCGGTGGCCCTCAACGGTAAAGTTGAAATCCGCCCGATGATGTACGTAGCTTTGACTTACGATCACAGAATCATCGACGGAAAAGAAGCTGTGAGCTTCCTTGTGAAGATCAAGGAACTTGTCGAAGATCCTGAAAGACTTCTTCTTGAGGTATAA
- a CDS encoding 2-oxoglutarate dehydrogenase E1 component — MNNTGINRANLEYIEQLYADFKSNPEALAPEWRSFFEGMEFAQEGKFGMSDKELAVFQLIQAYRNDGHTEANINPLYPAQASELVSLKRFGLSEKDLNAKFQIGSLVGKAGATLSDIIAQLKKIYCGTLALQAGDASPKEYAWLTKEFENNNHKLSLDEKKNALASLTKAESLEKFIHTRYVGTKRFSVEGADSVLPMMETLVNKGTGLQVQEVFMGMAHRGRVNMLVNFFGKGEEYVFGDFNGPLQLAEAIEDFDNDVKYHLGYVTEKKTATGSCKVTLAYNPSHLETVNAVALGMARAAQDKLGANGRKNVVPVLIHGDAAFAGQGIVQEVLQMAAVKSHTTGGTIHIILDNQVGFTTNGFDTRSTRYASDTAKMTFTPVLHVNGDDVESAVRAMDIALRYRQEFGKDVVINLICYRKFGHNEGDEPAFTQPQMYELIKSHATVRELYGKKLVAEGSLEQKYIDDLYTQAMDRLQNIYEETKKNPPKLKNFKFEGNWKGLRKATEADFEKTADTSFDLSALKKIGEKIGSYPSSFTPHPKLIKLLETRKAMGTGKEMIDWGMGELLAYGSLLQEGTSVRLTGEDVVRGTFTHRHAGMYDFKTGNCFFPLADVNPKAQLLVAESILSEYGVMGYEYGYSVQDPRSLVIWEAQFGDFVNGAQIVIDQYLAAAESKWQQMSGLVLLLPHGYEGQGPEHSSARLERFLQLCAQNNMQVCNLTTPAQIYHAMRRQMHRDFRKPLVIMSPKSLLRHPRAVSSIEDLAKGSFQEVIADTVDKTKVDTVVFVSGKLYYELLEEREKTKKDNVALVRLEQIYPFPAKQVTEILKSYSKAKTLIWAQEEPKNMGAFQNVYFKFSDVVAKAGLKLAFEYVGRPERSSPATGSIHRHKVEQADIIKAIFN; from the coding sequence GTGAACAACACTGGCATCAATCGTGCGAACTTAGAGTACATCGAACAACTCTATGCTGATTTCAAATCCAATCCTGAAGCGCTTGCTCCTGAGTGGAGAAGTTTTTTCGAGGGGATGGAGTTTGCTCAAGAAGGCAAATTCGGCATGTCCGACAAGGAACTTGCTGTCTTCCAGTTGATTCAAGCGTATCGCAATGATGGCCACACGGAAGCAAACATCAATCCGCTCTACCCTGCGCAAGCTTCTGAACTTGTATCTTTGAAACGTTTTGGTTTGAGCGAAAAAGATTTGAATGCAAAATTTCAAATCGGCTCATTGGTTGGCAAAGCCGGCGCGACTCTTTCTGATATCATCGCACAGCTCAAAAAAATCTACTGCGGCACTTTGGCTTTGCAAGCGGGCGACGCTTCTCCAAAAGAGTACGCGTGGCTGACAAAAGAATTTGAAAACAACAATCACAAACTTTCTTTGGATGAAAAGAAAAACGCTTTGGCTTCTTTGACGAAGGCGGAGTCCTTGGAAAAATTCATCCACACACGTTATGTCGGAACAAAACGTTTCTCTGTTGAAGGTGCGGACTCTGTTCTGCCGATGATGGAAACTTTGGTTAACAAAGGCACGGGCTTGCAAGTGCAAGAAGTGTTCATGGGTATGGCTCACCGTGGTCGCGTGAACATGCTTGTGAATTTCTTTGGTAAAGGCGAAGAGTACGTTTTCGGAGATTTCAACGGACCTCTGCAATTGGCGGAAGCGATCGAGGATTTCGACAACGACGTGAAGTACCACTTGGGTTACGTGACTGAAAAGAAAACAGCGACGGGCTCTTGCAAAGTGACTTTGGCTTACAACCCTTCGCACTTGGAAACTGTGAACGCTGTGGCTTTAGGTATGGCGCGCGCGGCTCAAGATAAATTGGGCGCTAACGGACGTAAGAACGTTGTGCCAGTTTTGATCCACGGTGATGCGGCTTTCGCAGGCCAAGGTATCGTGCAAGAAGTTTTGCAAATGGCGGCGGTGAAATCTCACACGACCGGCGGAACGATCCACATCATTCTTGATAACCAAGTCGGCTTTACAACAAACGGCTTCGACACGCGTTCAACTCGTTATGCTTCAGATACAGCAAAGATGACATTCACGCCGGTTCTTCACGTGAACGGCGATGACGTTGAAAGTGCGGTGCGTGCGATGGATATCGCCTTGAGATACCGTCAAGAGTTTGGCAAAGATGTTGTCATCAACTTGATCTGTTACCGTAAATTCGGTCACAACGAAGGTGACGAACCTGCGTTCACGCAACCGCAAATGTACGAATTGATCAAAAGCCACGCGACAGTGCGCGAGCTTTACGGCAAAAAACTGGTTGCTGAAGGCAGCCTTGAGCAAAAGTACATCGACGACTTGTACACGCAAGCGATGGATCGCCTGCAAAACATTTACGAAGAGACAAAAAAGAATCCTCCGAAACTTAAGAACTTTAAGTTTGAAGGAAATTGGAAAGGTCTTCGCAAAGCGACTGAGGCTGATTTTGAAAAAACAGCAGACACTTCTTTTGATCTGAGTGCCCTTAAAAAAATCGGTGAGAAGATTGGCTCTTATCCGTCCAGCTTCACCCCCCATCCAAAACTCATCAAACTTCTTGAGACTCGCAAAGCGATGGGCACGGGCAAAGAGATGATCGATTGGGGCATGGGTGAGCTTTTGGCTTACGGTTCTTTGCTACAGGAAGGCACTTCAGTGCGTTTGACAGGTGAAGACGTTGTGCGTGGCACATTCACTCACCGTCATGCCGGCATGTACGATTTCAAAACGGGCAACTGCTTCTTCCCTCTTGCCGACGTAAATCCGAAAGCACAGCTTTTGGTGGCGGAAAGTATTCTTTCAGAGTACGGCGTGATGGGATACGAATATGGTTACTCTGTGCAAGATCCTCGCTCGCTTGTGATCTGGGAAGCTCAGTTCGGTGATTTCGTGAATGGCGCGCAGATCGTGATCGATCAATATCTTGCAGCCGCTGAATCCAAGTGGCAGCAAATGAGCGGCTTGGTGTTGTTGCTTCCGCACGGCTACGAAGGTCAAGGGCCTGAACACTCTTCCGCACGTCTTGAGCGCTTCTTGCAACTTTGTGCACAGAACAATATGCAAGTCTGCAACTTGACGACGCCGGCGCAGATTTACCATGCCATGCGCAGACAAATGCACAGAGACTTCCGTAAGCCTCTTGTGATCATGTCGCCGAAATCTTTATTGCGTCACCCTCGCGCTGTTTCTTCGATCGAAGATTTGGCGAAAGGCAGCTTCCAAGAAGTGATCGCAGACACGGTCGATAAAACAAAAGTGGACACGGTGGTTTTCGTTTCCGGCAAACTTTACTACGAACTTTTGGAAGAAAGAGAAAAAACGAAGAAGGATAATGTCGCACTTGTACGTCTTGAGCAAATTTATCCATTCCCTGCAAAACAAGTGACTGAGATTTTAAAATCTTACAGCAAAGCGAAAACTTTGATCTGGGCACAGGAAGAACCTAAGAATATGGGTGCATTCCAAAATGTGTACTTCAAGTTCAGCGATGTGGTTGCGAAGGCAGGTTTGAAATTGGCGTTTGAATATGTAGGCCGCCCAGAGAGATCTTCTCCTGCGACGGGCTCTATCCACAGACACAAGGTAGAACAAGCGGATATTATTAAAGCGATCTTCAACTAA
- the gpmA gene encoding 2,3-diphosphoglycerate-dependent phosphoglycerate mutase gives MYKLVLVRHGESVWNQENRFTGWQDVDLSEKGRAEALKGGKALKDKGFTFDVAYTSVLKRAIKTLNFILDEVDQVWLPVHKDWRLNERHYGALQGLNKAETAARHGEDQVKIWRRSYDVPPPAMDVNDPRHPSHDPRYKGVDPKLLPSQESLKDTVARFLPLWGDTIAPAIKSGKKVLIVAHGNSLRALMQHLEGMTPDEIMGVNMPTGIPMMYELDANLKVLKREFIGDPEEVKAAIEAVANQGKAK, from the coding sequence GTGTATAAGTTGGTGTTGGTCAGACACGGCGAAAGTGTATGGAATCAAGAGAATCGCTTCACGGGTTGGCAAGACGTAGATCTTTCTGAGAAAGGTCGAGCGGAAGCTCTAAAAGGTGGAAAAGCCCTCAAAGACAAAGGCTTTACATTCGACGTCGCTTATACGAGCGTGCTCAAAAGAGCGATAAAAACTCTGAATTTCATTTTGGATGAAGTCGATCAAGTGTGGCTTCCTGTACACAAAGACTGGCGTTTGAACGAAAGACACTACGGAGCTCTGCAAGGCTTGAATAAAGCAGAAACCGCAGCTCGTCATGGTGAGGACCAAGTGAAAATCTGGCGTCGCAGCTATGATGTTCCGCCACCGGCAATGGACGTGAACGATCCTCGTCATCCTTCTCATGACCCGCGTTATAAAGGTGTGGACCCAAAACTTCTGCCTAGCCAAGAGTCTTTGAAAGACACGGTGGCTCGTTTTCTACCTTTGTGGGGCGACACGATCGCGCCTGCTATTAAATCAGGCAAAAAAGTTTTGATTGTTGCTCACGGCAACAGCTTGCGGGCTTTGATGCAACACTTGGAAGGCATGACTCCTGACGAAATCATGGGAGTGAATATGCCGACCGGAATTCCAATGATGTATGAATTGGACGCAAACTTGAAGGTTCTTAAGCGCGAATTCATCGGCGACCCTGAAGAAGTGAAGGCGGCGATCGAAGCCGTCGCGAATCAGGGGAAGGCAAAATAG
- a CDS encoding prepilin-type N-terminal cleavage/methylation domain-containing protein, whose protein sequence is MRLNQKGFSLAEMVVGVALLGIMGMVAASFFVFTAKQKEEITNEIEDKVDNIIAERMLLKDLKNSEPSFNNLVVTDDYGRPFFDYVSDVTDISVDQAERKLTLQLGRRNELIFLVSAEKLPTLMYTPATAYDMSNVNGNPFKAADLTFRSLNKNNEVYKASNGALWGVGTILMLDSPAAVREMTPLGPNYNRPARSPIFVGVVTAAGESRLNPVMLPNFLNRTHPMYPNETIKDEDSFLRDIPPMGGAAPLVRLKAVRIIKYYLAKESKGNKINLWRSSFNGRDFDQGQLFAADVTGVEFSRKDAHDSLIYYKIMRPDKSGK, encoded by the coding sequence ATGAGACTGAATCAAAAAGGTTTTTCTTTAGCTGAAATGGTCGTCGGGGTCGCTCTCCTTGGAATTATGGGGATGGTGGCCGCTTCGTTCTTCGTATTCACAGCTAAGCAGAAAGAAGAAATCACAAACGAGATTGAAGATAAAGTCGATAATATCATCGCGGAGCGCATGCTATTGAAGGACCTCAAAAATTCGGAGCCTTCATTTAACAATCTTGTAGTTACCGATGACTATGGTCGTCCTTTCTTTGATTACGTGTCGGACGTTACCGATATCTCAGTGGATCAGGCAGAGCGTAAACTTACTCTGCAACTCGGGCGTCGCAATGAGCTTATCTTCCTTGTTTCAGCCGAGAAATTGCCAACGCTGATGTATACGCCAGCGACGGCTTATGATATGTCCAACGTAAATGGAAATCCGTTCAAGGCGGCCGATCTCACGTTCCGTTCTTTAAATAAGAACAACGAAGTTTATAAAGCTTCGAATGGAGCACTCTGGGGTGTGGGCACTATTTTAATGCTCGACTCGCCAGCAGCTGTTCGTGAGATGACTCCGCTTGGTCCCAACTACAATCGCCCTGCGCGCTCTCCGATCTTTGTAGGAGTTGTGACGGCGGCAGGCGAGTCGCGTTTGAATCCAGTGATGTTGCCGAACTTTCTTAATCGCACGCACCCTATGTATCCGAATGAGACAATCAAAGACGAGGATTCGTTTTTAAGAGACATTCCGCCCATGGGGGGCGCGGCACCACTTGTTCGCTTGAAAGCAGTGCGAATAATCAAGTATTATTTAGCTAAGGAATCAAAGGGGAACAAAATCAACCTATGGCGGTCATCTTTTAACGGAAGAGATTTTGATCAAGGTCAGCTCTTCGCTGCGGATGTCACTGGGGTTGAGTTTTCTCGCAAAGATGCTCATGACTCATTGATTTATTATAAAATCATGCGTCCTGATAAAAGCGGGAAATAG
- a CDS encoding EF-hand domain-containing protein: protein MLLNKWLCLPLTVVMGLQAQAEQPAAVNSGAGGTAGFQGVVLSGQASRASTEGITINIANSCFGTNLRHVQNPIAKDSIITFYITLNDKGTNRLYHVKYPAAVVSLSGNASEVRIPDGDTSGNGVVASYAGNNVRITVPINFTTKVDEEGNISDDFDVKLGAVRFHQSFAPGKETGREYMGFTGDLSGNVYTSHSKDGKQYSISAFFPGENGFCGGYFSPLMVFFDDKRPQFNASVDFPLIPGMKTRWPEKGAPGAFIAVDRDGDKKITKAEELFGNLGDKYKNGFEALREFDSNKDDVIDAKDKEFAKLLLWFDRNGDGISDAGELVPLKKRVKSISLKYDSSQTSSMGDRAEVRERSTFVFKEKGKEKQGAVIDLWFAPQPK, encoded by the coding sequence ATGTTACTCAATAAATGGCTTTGTTTGCCACTGACGGTGGTTATGGGCTTACAGGCCCAAGCAGAGCAACCAGCAGCAGTCAACTCCGGGGCTGGTGGCACGGCAGGATTTCAAGGAGTCGTACTTTCAGGGCAGGCATCGCGTGCTTCGACTGAAGGGATTACGATCAATATCGCGAATTCGTGCTTTGGAACAAACTTGCGACACGTGCAAAATCCAATTGCGAAAGATTCAATCATTACTTTTTATATTACTTTGAATGATAAAGGGACCAATAGACTTTATCATGTGAAATATCCAGCGGCAGTCGTCTCGCTTTCTGGAAATGCCAGTGAAGTGCGAATTCCTGACGGGGATACCTCGGGCAATGGTGTTGTTGCCTCTTACGCCGGTAATAACGTGCGTATTACAGTGCCAATCAATTTCACAACGAAAGTGGATGAAGAAGGAAATATCAGCGATGACTTCGATGTGAAGTTGGGCGCTGTTCGTTTCCATCAAAGTTTTGCGCCCGGAAAAGAAACGGGACGTGAATACATGGGTTTCACTGGGGACCTATCCGGTAACGTTTATACGAGCCATTCAAAGGACGGAAAGCAGTATAGTATTTCTGCATTCTTCCCTGGTGAGAACGGTTTCTGCGGCGGTTATTTCTCTCCTCTTATGGTGTTCTTTGATGACAAACGTCCTCAGTTCAATGCTTCTGTGGATTTCCCATTGATCCCGGGCATGAAAACAAGATGGCCTGAAAAGGGTGCTCCTGGTGCCTTTATCGCTGTGGATCGTGATGGCGATAAGAAAATTACAAAAGCGGAAGAGCTTTTCGGAAACCTTGGCGATAAATATAAAAACGGTTTCGAAGCATTGCGTGAGTTTGATTCCAACAAAGACGACGTAATCGACGCCAAAGATAAAGAATTTGCGAAGCTTCTCTTGTGGTTTGATCGTAATGGAGACGGTATCAGCGATGCCGGTGAATTGGTGCCATTGAAGAAACGAGTGAAGTCGATTTCGTTGAAATATGACTCCTCACAAACAAGTTCAATGGGAGACCGCGCCGAAGTTCGTGAACGCAGTACTTTTGTGTTCAAGGAAAAAGGCAAAGAAAAGCAAGGTGCTGTTATCGACTTGTGGTTTGCTCCACAACCGAAATAG
- a CDS encoding Hsp20/alpha crystallin family protein has protein sequence MPMRSLGPWVGGRRGPSHDLMSQFEEFINEFDRGLSPTRHGQFDFSPAVDLEEKDNAYIVTVDLPGIKRDEIKVDLSENILTISGERKRETQGEGKYTERYYGKFERSFSLPNQIAGDKVKAEFKDGVLKINLPKAEGARSQSIKVM, from the coding sequence ATGCCTATGCGTTCTTTGGGTCCCTGGGTGGGTGGCCGTCGTGGGCCCAGTCACGATTTAATGAGTCAGTTTGAGGAATTTATCAATGAATTTGATCGTGGTTTATCGCCCACTCGCCATGGTCAGTTCGATTTCTCTCCAGCGGTGGATCTGGAAGAAAAAGACAATGCCTATATCGTTACGGTGGATCTTCCTGGTATAAAAAGGGACGAAATCAAGGTCGATCTCTCCGAGAATATTCTGACCATCTCGGGCGAAAGAAAACGTGAAACTCAAGGCGAGGGAAAATACACCGAACGGTACTACGGTAAATTTGAGCGCAGCTTCTCTTTGCCGAACCAAATTGCCGGTGACAAGGTGAAGGCGGAGTTTAAAGACGGCGTTTTAAAGATCAACCTCCCCAAAGCTGAGGGTGCACGCAGTCAATCTATCAAGGTTATGTAG